The following proteins are encoded in a genomic region of Chelmon rostratus isolate fCheRos1 chromosome 3, fCheRos1.pri, whole genome shotgun sequence:
- the ears2 gene encoding probable glutamate--tRNA ligase, mitochondrial codes for MMLLTQRCFQCVTAVRNTRVKLQLSAAVIRWCSTVQGEVRVRFAPSPTGFLHLGGLRTALYNYIFAKKYGGSFILRLEDTDQSRLVPGAAESIEDMLEWAGVPPDESPRQGGPVGPYLQSQRLDLYSQTAQQLVESGHAYYCFCTPQRLDLLKKEALRSGQTPRYDNRCRHLRAKQVQEKLAHGVPHVIRFRLEAGVEAFQDLVFGLNHHDVAQVEGDPVVIKADGFPTYHLANIVDDHYMRISHVLRGSEWLISTSKHLLMYRALGWKPPTFGHLPLLMNKDGSKLSKRQGDIFIQKFQRDGVLPEALLDITTNCGSGFNSNRIGRRIDELISEFNPSKITTHSALLDLEKLPEFNRIHLQHRIEDEEQCHSLIKDLQEQIQQTYTAEIQDNEVLHDDYIRRVLHLRKGHISSLKELVSPAYAYLWVRPSFSSQQVAALTAEAQHIASLVLKLIAERGEELEVDRLSDDLKTLAKQTKATKYREVMKLLRLALSGLQQGPSVAEMMVSLGPAEISHRFQKLVLLSESS; via the exons ATGATGCTGCTCACACAGaggtgttttcagtgtgtgacagCGGTCAGAAACACACGCGTTAAACTGCAGCTCAGCGCCGCCGTTATAAGATGGTGCTCCACGGTTCAGGGGGAAGTGAGGGTCAGGTTTGCACCCAGTCCGACAG gtttcTTACACCTCGGAGGCCTCCGAACTGCTCTCTATAATTACATCTTTGCCAAGAAGTACGGAGGCTCGTTTATCCTGCGACTGGAGGACACTGACCAGAGCAGGCTGGTgcctggagctgcagagtccaTAGAGGACATGCTGGAGTGGGCCG GTGTACCTCCAGATGAGAGTCCTCGTCAAGGTGGCCCGGTGGGTCCTTACCTGCAGTCTCAGAGATTAGACCTCTACAGTCAGACAGCCCAGCAGCTTGTGGAGAGTGGTCATGCCTACTACTGTTTCTGCACCCCTCAGAGACTTGACCTGCTCAAAAAAGAGGCCTTGCGGTCTGGACAGACACCTAG GTATGATAACAGGTGTCGTCACCTGCGGGCCAAGCAGGTCCAGGAGAAACTGGCTCATGGAGTGCCACATGTGATCAGGTTTCGTCTGGAAGCAGGCGTCGAGGCCTTTCAGGACCTGGTCTTTGGATTGAATCATCATGACGTGGCCCAG GTGGAGGGAGACCCTGTAGTGATAAAAGCAGATGGTTTTCCTACCTATCACCTCGCAAACATAGTGGATGATCATTACATGAGGATCAGCCATGTGCTGCGTGGGTCTGAGTGGCTCATCTCCACCTCCAAACATCTCCTCATGTACCGTGCTCTTGGATGGAAGCCGCCCACGTTTGGACATCTGCCGCTTTTGATGAACAAAGACGGCAGCAAGCTGTCCAAAAGGCAGGGGGACATATTCATTCAAAAATTCCAGAGAGACGGAGTCCTGCCGGAGGCTCTGCTGGATATCACAACCAACTGTGGATCCGGATTCAACT CCAATCGAATTGGGCGGAGGATAGATGAACTGATCTCTGAGTTTAATCCTTCAAAGATCACAACACATTCTGCTCTGTTAGACCTGGAAAAACTACCAGAGTTCAACAG AATTCACCTGCAACACCGCattgaggatgaggagcagTGCCATTCGTTGATAAAAGATCTGCAGGAACAGATCCAACAGACCTATACAGCAGAGATCCAGGATAACGAAGTACTGCATGACGATTATATCAGGCGGGTGCTACATCTTCGCAAG GGCCACATATCCTCCCTGAAGGAGCTTGTTAGTCCTGCTTACGCTTACCTGTGGGTGCGTCCTTCCTTCTccagccagcaggtggcagcactCACTGCAGAGGCCCAGCACATTGCTTCATTAGTACTCAA ATTAATAGCTGAACGAGGCGAGGAGCTGGAAGTGGATCGACTCAGTGACGATCTGAAGACTTTGGCTAAGCAGACCAAAGCCACCAAATACAGAGAAGTGATGAAGCTGTTACGTCTGGCCCTCAGCGGCCTGCAG